Proteins from one Salaquimonas pukyongi genomic window:
- a CDS encoding fatty acid desaturase, with protein sequence MKRMQDSGAAAATGNKQVEIQGSFLRLADSGDWRTLVLMASIYLVWAGLVFYGPAIFSTIPGGLLAIAALAPLLTLHSSTQHEFVHGHPFRAQWLNDVLAFAPIGLIIPYCRFKETHLTHHLDCNLCDPYDDPESWYMDIADWLRQNAVARAILNANNTFAGRLVLGPAIGTLGLLRHDFKRVGAGEAWLAARWLFHWALGGLLLALIAAHGVVPVWAYLVSCYLGMSLLMVRTFAEHQSELSEAMQGGTGAIRRGRSIIVENGGIFSWLFLNNSLHAVHHAAPSLAWYRLPERYRQNVARYREMNRGYSVSTYGELFRRYAFRRKEPVPFPGNVAGGKKSGSRPNSQN encoded by the coding sequence ATGAAACGCATGCAAGATAGCGGCGCGGCTGCCGCAACGGGGAACAAACAGGTTGAAATTCAGGGCAGTTTCCTTCGCCTCGCCGACAGCGGCGACTGGCGGACGCTGGTGCTGATGGCTTCCATATATCTGGTTTGGGCCGGACTGGTTTTCTACGGGCCCGCGATTTTCTCCACCATACCCGGCGGTCTGCTGGCCATTGCCGCGCTGGCGCCTCTGCTGACGCTGCATTCCTCTACCCAGCATGAGTTTGTGCACGGCCATCCTTTCAGGGCGCAATGGCTCAACGATGTTCTGGCCTTCGCGCCAATCGGCCTGATCATTCCCTATTGCCGGTTCAAGGAAACCCATCTGACCCACCATCTGGACTGCAATCTGTGCGATCCTTATGACGATCCGGAAAGCTGGTACATGGATATTGCGGACTGGTTGCGGCAGAACGCGGTTGCCCGGGCAATTCTCAACGCCAACAACACCTTTGCCGGGCGGCTGGTGCTTGGTCCTGCTATCGGCACGCTCGGTTTGCTGCGTCACGACTTCAAGCGCGTTGGAGCCGGTGAGGCCTGGCTTGCGGCGCGCTGGCTGTTCCATTGGGCGCTCGGCGGCCTGTTGCTGGCGCTGATCGCCGCCCATGGTGTCGTGCCCGTCTGGGCCTATCTGGTGTCCTGTTATCTTGGCATGTCGCTTTTGATGGTGCGCACGTTTGCCGAGCACCAAAGCGAGCTTTCAGAAGCCATGCAGGGCGGGACGGGCGCCATCCGCCGCGGGCGCAGCATCATCGTTGAAAATGGCGGCATTTTTTCCTGGTTGTTTCTCAACAATTCCCTGCATGCGGTGCACCATGCCGCACCGTCCCTTGCCTGGTACCGCCTGCCGGAACGCTACCGGCAGAATGTGGCCCGTTACCGGGAAATGAACCGTGGTTATTCGGTTTCGACCTATGGCGAACTGTTTCGCCGCTACGCCTTCCGCCGCAAGGAACCGGTACCCTTTCCCGGGAATGTTGCGGGCGGGAAAAAAAGCGGATCGCGCCCCAACAGCCAAAATTAA
- a CDS encoding helix-turn-helix domain-containing protein yields the protein MPGTSDKRDVAAVFRERLIMLIEQRGESFSAFADAIGVDRSALSQFMAPGSTRLPRAETLHAIARTCGVSLDWLLGLIASEETGSETVPLLETEPTSDQVDGQLHAKWHREATGYKIRYVPSGLPDLLRTEAVSQHEFSVRTPEGVAAKDKQAREQLDYSRRPETDMEVCMPLQRLQIFAEGRGVWTGLSSTVRRHQLETIARLTTEMYPTFRLFLYDERLIHASPYTVFGPKRAAVYLGGLYLVINSAEHIKALTRHFDHLIRIADIGPDRISDHMDRLLGTAAP from the coding sequence ATGCCGGGAACGTCCGACAAACGCGATGTGGCAGCGGTTTTCCGTGAGCGGCTGATCATGCTGATCGAGCAGCGCGGCGAAAGCTTTTCAGCCTTTGCCGATGCCATTGGCGTCGACCGCTCGGCCCTGAGCCAGTTCATGGCACCAGGTTCGACCCGCCTGCCCCGCGCCGAAACCCTGCATGCCATCGCACGCACTTGCGGCGTCTCCCTCGACTGGTTGCTGGGGCTCATTGCCAGCGAGGAAACCGGCAGTGAAACCGTTCCCTTGCTGGAAACAGAACCCACCAGCGACCAGGTCGATGGCCAGTTGCACGCCAAATGGCATCGCGAGGCAACGGGCTACAAGATCCGCTACGTTCCCTCAGGGCTCCCCGACCTGCTCAGAACCGAGGCGGTCAGCCAGCACGAGTTTTCCGTCAGAACGCCGGAAGGCGTGGCCGCCAAGGACAAGCAGGCACGCGAACAGCTTGATTATTCCCGCCGGCCAGAAACCGACATGGAAGTTTGCATGCCCCTGCAGCGCCTGCAGATATTTGCCGAAGGCCGGGGCGTGTGGACCGGGCTTTCTTCCACCGTACGCCGCCACCAGTTGGAGACAATCGCGCGCCTGACCACCGAAATGTACCCCACCTTCCGGCTGTTTCTTTACGATGAGCGGCTGATCCACGCCTCCCCCTACACCGTTTTCGGCCCCAAGCGGGCCGCCGTCTATCTGGGCGGTCTTTATCTGGTCATCAATTCCGCCGAACACATCAAGGCCCTGACCCGCCATTTCGATCATCTCATACGCATTGCCGATATCGGGCCGGACAGAATATCAGATCACATGGACAGGCTGCTTGGCACCGCGGCGCCCTAG